A genomic stretch from Lathyrus oleraceus cultivar Zhongwan6 chromosome 2, CAAS_Psat_ZW6_1.0, whole genome shotgun sequence includes:
- the LOC127117798 gene encoding anthocyanidin 3-O-glucosyltransferase 2, producing the protein MKKAEVVFIPSPDVGHLVSTLEFAKLLINRDNRLRITILVIKLPHASETDVYTKSLPISDSLNIINLPECSLPSTSNITSSMTSLLEAQKPNVKQAVANLTTERGENGVLAAFVVDMFCTTMIDVAKEFSVPTLVFYTSGVAFLGLVLHLHTLRERDNVDSDQLLHLPELDIPSFANSVPSKLLPSIVLRKDLESFFMSYANGLKNADGIIVNSFEELECYAVQSFLSHSGLCCLPIYPVGPILNHEHKTEGKTDSVDVIKWLDDQPLSSVVFLCFGSRGSFDEDQVKEIALSIENSGASFVWSLRKPPSKGTMASPSDYPLSDLDSVLPEGFLDRTREIGMVIGWAPQAQILAHRAIGGFVSHCGWNSTLESIYFGVPIATWPLHADQQSNAFELTCELKIGVEIVLDYRVEDNSGPNYFVTADKIERGIRSVLDRDGEFRKKVKEMSDKSRKALLEGGSSYNYLGHLIDYIMNQVSN; encoded by the coding sequence ATGAAGAAAGCAGAGGTGGTTTTCATCCCTTCTCCCGATGTTGGCCATTTAGTATCAACCCTTGAGTTCGCGAAGCTTCTAATCAACCGTGATAACCGTCTCCGAATAACAATCCTCGTTATAAAACTGCCACACGCCTCAGAAACCGATGTCTACACTAAGTCCCTTCCCATCTCCGATTCACTCAACATCATCAACCTTCCAGAATGTTCTCTTCCATCAACCTCCAATATAACTTCCTCCATGACTTCTCTCCTTGAAGCTCAAAAACCAAATGTCAAACAAGCTGTGGCTAACCTCACTACTGAACGAGGAGAAAACGGAGTCCTCGCCGCTTTCGTTGTTGACATGTTCTGCACCACCATGATTGATGTTGCTAAAGAATTCTCCGTCCCTACACTCGTCTTCTACACTTCTGGTGTTGCTTTCCTTGGTTTGGTGCTTCATCTTCATACTCTCCGTGAACGAGACAACGTAGATTCAGATCAGTTGCTGCATCTCCCTGAGTTGGATATCCCGAGTTTCGCTAACTCGGTTCCTTCAAAATTGTTGCCTAGTATTGTGCTACGTAAGGACCTGGAGTCGTTTTTTATGAGCTATGCAAATGGCCTCAAGAATGCTGATGGAATTATAGTAAATTCATTTGAAGAGCTAGAATGCTATGCAGTTCAATCGTTTTTATCTCATTCTGGTTTATGCTGTTTACCAATATATCCGGTTGGACCCATATTAAACCATGAACACAAAACCGAGGGTAAAACTGATTCTGTTGATGTCATCAAATGGCTCGATGATCAACCTCTGTCCTCAGTAGTTTTCCTCTGCTTCGGGAGTAGAGGTTCTTTCGATGAGGATCAGGTTAAAGAGATCGCACTTTCTATTGAGAATAGTGGGGCCAGCTTTGTATGGTCTCTCCGTAAACCTCCATCGAAGGGCACCATGGCTTCGCCCTCTGATTACCCTCTTTCAGACTTGGATTCGGTTTTACCCGAAGGCTTTTTAGATAGGACGAGAGAGATTGGAATGGTAATTGGATGGGCTCCACAAGCTCAAATACTAGCTCACCGAGCCATAGGAGGATTCGTTTCGCATTGTGGTTGGAACTCGACACTGGAGAGTATATACTTTGGTGTGCCCATAGCCACGTGGCCGCTCCATGCTGACCAACAAAGTAATGCTTTTGAATTGACATGCGAGTTGAAAATAGGTGTGGAGATTGTGTTGGATTATAGGGTGGAGGATAATAGCGGACCTAACTATTTTGTAACTGCTGATAAAATTGAGAGAGGAATAAGGAGTGTGTTGGATAGGGATGGAGAGTTCAGAAAGAAAGTGAAAGAGATGAGTGACAAGAGTAGAAAGGCTTTGTTAGAGGGAGGATCTTCTTACAATTACTTAGGTCATTTGATTGATTATATTATGAATCAAGTATCAAATTGA
- the LOC127117799 gene encoding anthocyanidin 3-O-glucosyltransferase 2: MKKAQVVIIPHPGLSHLVSTLEFAKLLINRHNRLRITVLVTKFPNNTEPNVNAASLPISDSLYLINLPETSLPPNMDRRSAVNALLEAQKPNVKQSVSNLTAEEDQHGPLAAFVVDMFGTTMVDIAKEFSVPALVFFTSSVAFLGLMFHLHTLFERDNGDLTRFLQQNELAIPSFNNFVPSNSLPSFVLHKEWESFFINYASGLKKPNGIIINSFEELESHAVHSFFSHPDLANLPTIYPVGPLLNHELKTDKIVGSDDIIKWLDDQPSSSVVFLCFGSMGSFDEEQVKEIAHAIENSGIRFVWSLRKLSPKGFMHAPSNYPLSELVLLLPEGFLDRTAEIGKIVGWTPQAQILAHQAIGGFVSHCGWNSILESIYFGVPIAVWPLYAEQQTNAFELVCELKMGVEIALDYRVEFYGERNYLLTADKIERGLKNVLNKNGEVRKKVKEMSEKSKKTLLEGGSSYTYLGNLIDYIMNQV, from the coding sequence ATGAAGAAAGCACAAGTGGTGATCATCCCTCATCCTGGTTTGAGCCACCTAGTTTCAACTCTTGAGTTCGCTAAGCTTCTAATCAACCGTCATAACCGTCTTCGAATAACCGTCTTAGTTACAAAATTCCCAAACAACACTGAACCCAATGTCAACGCTGCATCCCTCCCCATCTCGGATTCACTTTACCTCATCAATCTTCCAGAAACTTCTCTTCCTCCAAACATGGATCGACGTTCCGCCGTTAACGCTCTCCTCGAAGCTCAAAAACCAAACGTCAAACAATCTGTCTCTAACCTCACTGCCGAAGAAGACCAACATGGACCCCTAGCCGCTTTTGTTGTTGATATGTTCGGCACTACCATGGTTGATATTGCCAAAGAATTTTCCGTCCCTGCGCTCGTCTTCTTCACTTCCAGCGTTGCTTTCCTTGGTTTGATGTTTCATCTTCACACTCTCTTTGAAAGAGACAACGGTGATTTGACTCGGTTTCTGCAGCAGAACGAGTTGGCCATCCCCAGTTTCAACAACTTTGTTCCTTCAAACTCTTTGCCCAGTTTTGTGCTTCATAAGGAATGGGAATCGTTTTTCATAAACTATGCAAGTGGCCTCAAGAAACCAAATGGCATTATAATAAATTCATTTGAAGAGCTTGAATCACATGCGGTTCACTCCTTTTTCTCTCATCCTGATCTAGCAAATTTACCAACTATATATCCGGTGGGACCTTTATTAAACCATGAACTCAAAACAGATAAAATCGTTGGATCCGATGATATCATCAAGTGGCTTGATGATCAACCTTCTTCCTCAGTAGTTTTTCTCTGCTTCGGGAGCATGGGTTCTTTCGATGAGGAGCAGGTTAAGGAGATAGCACATGCTATTGAAAATAGTGGTATTCGCTTCGTGTGGTCTCTGCGTAAACTATCACCGAAAGGCTTTATGCACGCGCCATCTAATTATCCACTTTCAGAGTTGGTATTGCTTTTACCCGAAGGATTTTTAGACCGGACTGCTGAAATAGGAAAGATTGTTGGTTGGACTCCACAGGCTCAAATACTTGCCCATCAAGCTATAGGAGGATTTGTTTCGCACTGTGGTTGGAATTCCATACTGGAGAGCATATATTTTGGTGTGCCTATTGCCGTGTGGCCTCTTTATGCGGAACAACAGACAAATGCTTTTGAATTGGTGTGTGAGCTGAAGATGGGTGTGGAGATCGCATTGGACTATCGGGTGGAGTTTTATGGTGAACGTAACTATCTTTTAACTGCAGACAAGATTGAAAGAGGACTAAAAAATGTGTTGAATAAGAATGGAGAGGTAAGGAAAAAAGTGAAAGAAATGAGTGAAAAGAGTAAGAAAACTTTATTAGAAGGAGGATCTTCCTACACTTATTTAGGCAATTTGATTGATTATATTATGAATCAGGTATGA
- the LOC127121712 gene encoding DUF21 domain-containing protein At1g47330 has protein sequence MEEERRNTTYEDEKFPGLVGIDEDEDEQRTSSTQHVWDWFDKTIRLLKGESRLNVPPYAAVLISVTLILIFGEILPQAICTRYGLMVGATLAPLVRVLLVVFYPIAYPISKVLDWMLGKGKAALLKRAELKTFVNFHGNEAGKGGDLTHDETTIIAGALELTEKTAKDAMTPISKAFSLDLDATLNLETLNSIMTMGHSRVPVYAGERTNIMGLVLVKNLFMVDSKASVPLRKMMIRKIPRVSENMPLYDILNEFQKGHSHIAVVYRDLNDKKGTYKKIKDSEQLEFQDSCKNKGKSAPLDKVKSKLVKCEQIAEAATAQLQEANEAMRAATEAAKAATETAQRMEREMNAWKEFMMKKFDSSTFVSHSHHYDDDLDDQSLDED, from the exons ATGGAAGAAGAACGAAGAAATACTACCTACGAGGATGAGAAGTTCCCCGGTCTTGTAGGGATTGATGAAGATGAGGATGAACAAAGAACAAGCTCCACTCAG CATGTATGGGACTGGTTTGATAAAACAATTAGGTTGTTAAAGGGTGAAAGCAGA TTAAATGTGCCTCCTTATGCTGCTGTTTTGATTTCGGTTACTCTAATCCTCATCTTTGGAGAG ATATTGCCGCAAGCAATTTGTACGCGATATGGATTGATGGTTGGCGCAACGCTTGCCCCGCTTGTTCGTGTTCTTCTTGTAGTATTTTATCCCATCGCTTATCCCATCAGCAAG GTGCTTGATTGGATGTTAGGTAAAGGAAAAGCTGCTCTTTTAAAGAGGGCAGAGCTCAAGACCTTTGTGAATTTCCATGGGAATGAG GCTGGGAAGGGAGGAGATTTAACGCACGATGAGACAACCATCATAGCCGGAGCGCTTGAATTGACTGAAAAGACCGCAAAAGATGCCATGACTCCCATATCAAAGGCATTTTCCCTTGATTTGGATGCAACTCTAAATTT GGAAACCCTGAATTCAATAATGACAATGGGTCATAGTCGAGTCCCGGTTTATGCAGGAGAGCGGACAAACATTATGGGACTTGTTCTG GTTAAAAATCTCTTTATGGTTGATTCAAAGGCTTCAGTTCCTCTAAGAAAAATGATGATCAGAAAAATTCCTCG TGTTTCAGAGAATATGCCTCTGTATGATATACTGAATGAATTTCAGAAGGGTCACAGTCATATTGCGGTTGTATATAGGGATCTAAACGATAAAAAAGGAACATACAAAAAAATTAAAGATTCAGAACAACTCGAGTTTCAAGACAGCTGTAAGAACAAAGGAAAAAGTGCTCCTTTAGATAAAG TGAAATCGAAGCTAGTTAAATGTGAACAAATTGCCGAGGCTGCAACGGCCCAATTACAAGAGGCTAACGAAGCAATGCGAGCTGCAACCGAGGCTGCAAAAGCTGCTACCGAGACTGCACAAAGGATGGAGAGGGAGATGAATGCTTGGAAGGAATTTATGATGAAGAAATTTGACAGTTCAACTTTTGTATCACATTCTCATCATTATGATGACGATTTGGATGATCAATCATTAGATGAAGATTGA
- the LOC127117800 gene encoding UDP-glycosyltransferase 82A1, with translation MNMKKKPIILLVPYPAQGHVNPMQNLASSFIAQGFETLMILPQHVHKKINVDDDKIVKCVVGLEDGIEEETTTPDFFAIESSMENIMPNHLEEFLQNNQRLGEVCLMVVDLLASWAIQVAGKFGITTVGFWPAMLASYLLIEAIPQMLRTGLISDTGVPQHEGKITFLPTLPLVSTNDLPWLIGTIDARKARFKFWMRTLERSKDLKWILVNSFPSETRVKQQNVLFIGSICRPQESTKTLSFWEEDLTCLKWLTNQKANSVVYVSFGSWVNPIGESNLKKLALALEATTRPFIWVLRSTLHQWLPIGFLERVFKQGKGMIVSWAPQSKILEHDSVGCFITHCGWNSTLEALQFRKKLLCYPLAGDQFLNCAYIVEVWRVGLRLNGLGLKDVEERVEKLMEDKEMSNRLDTLYERFMEIHAYDDKSGHFLLKEMLKKASNNS, from the exons ATGAATATGAAGAAGAAACCAATCATCCTTTTGGTTCCCTATCCTGCACAGGGACATGTTAATCCCATGCAAAATCTAGCCTCATCTTTTATAGCTCAAGGATTTGAAACCTTGATGATCCTCCCTCAACATGTTCATAAGAAGATTAATGTTGATGATGATAAGATTGTTAAGTGTGTTGTTGGTTTGGAAGATGGGATTGAAGAGGAAACAACAACACCTGATTTCTTTGCCATTGAGTCATCCATGGAGAACATAATGCCAAACCATTTGGAAGAGTTTCTTCAAAATAATCAAAGGCTTGGTGAAGTGTGTTTGATGGTTGTTGATTTGTTGGCATCTTGGGCCATACAAGTGGCTGGGAAGTTTGGGATCACTACTGTTGGGTTTTGGCCAGCAATGCTTGCATCTTATCTTTTGATTGAAGCCATACCTCAGATGCTTAGGACTGGACTCATATCCGATACAG GAGTTCCACAACATGAAGGAAAAATTACCTTTTTACCTACATTGCCCTTAGTCTCAACCAATGATTTACCATGGCTTATTGGAACAATTGATGCAAGAAAAGCAAGATTTAAGTTTTGGATGAGAACTTTGGAAAGATCAAAAGACCTTAAATGGATCTTGGTGAATTCCTTTCCTTCTGAAACCAGAGTTAAGCAGCAAAATGTATTATTTATAGGCTCTATTTGTAGGCCTCAAGAATCAACTAAAACACTAAGTTTCTGGGAAGAAGATTTAACTTGTTTGAAGTGGCTAACAAATCAAAAGGCTAATTCAGTTGTTTATGTGTCATTTGGAAGTTGGGTGAATCCAATAGGAGAATCCAATTTGAAAAAACTAGCACTAGCTCTTGAGGCTACAACGAGGCCTTTCATTTGGGTCTTGAGGTCCACTTTGCATCAATGGTTACCAATTGGGTTTTTGGAGAGAGTTTTCAAGCAAGGGAAAGGCATGATTGTTTCTTGGGCACCACAATCAAAGATTTTAGAACATGATTCAGTTGGCTGTTTTATCACACATTGTGGTTGGAATTCTACTTTGGAGGCTTTACAATTTCGAAAAAAGTTGCTGTGCTACCCTTTGGCCGGAGACCAGTTTCTGAATTGTGCATATATTGTTGAGGTATGGAGAGTTGGTTTAAGATTGAATGGGCTTGGTCTAAAGGATGTTGAAGAACGGGTTGAAAAGTTGATGGAAGATAAGGAAATGAGTAATCGATTAGATACATTATATGAAAGGTTCATGGAAATTCATGCATATGATGATAAGAGTGGACATTTTCTTTTGAAAGAAATGCTAAAGAAAGCATCTAATAATTCATGA